In Perognathus longimembris pacificus isolate PPM17 chromosome 3, ASM2315922v1, whole genome shotgun sequence, a single window of DNA contains:
- the Fcho1 gene encoding F-BAR domain only protein 1 isoform X2: protein MAKLSKLASNGTPMGTFAPLWEVFRVSSDKLALCHLELTRKLQDLIKDVLRYGEEQLKSHKKCKEEVLGTLDAVHVLAGVSQLLPKCRENYLSRCMDQERLRRESTSQKEMDKAEAKTKKAAEGLRRSVEKYNSARTDFEHKMLDSAVRFQALEETHLRHMKALLGSYAHSVEDTHVQIGQVHEEFKQNIENISVEILLRTFAESKGTGREKPGPLDFEAYSAAALQEAMKRLRGAKAFRLPGLSRRERELPAAVDFLEPDSGMCPEVDEEGFTVRPDVTQTSTAEPSRFSSSDSDFDDEEPRKFYVHIKPAPARAPTCSSEASVAQLRATAGSLILPPGPGGTMKRHSSRDAAGKPQRPRSAPRTSSCTEKLPSSSDEQVSKSLFGPPLESALDHEDFTGSSSLGFTSSPSPFSSSSPENVEDSGLDSPSHAAPGPSPESWVPRPGTPQSPSSCRAQPPESRGTWNLPRPDSPQPLVPSPGAWGLEAAGEMTPNDSVAMTRRARTRKVACPMARSQGDLARSLSPSPAPLGSNVTAERPSFAFQTGHGVSRGPSPVVLGSQDTLPVATAFTEYVHAYFCGHSPSCLARVTGELTMTFPAGIVRVFSGTPPPPVLSFRLVHTAPVEQFQPNADLLFSDPSQSDPETKDFWLNMAALTEALQRQAEQNPAASYYNVVLLRYQFSRPGPQSVPLQLSARWQCGPGLTQVQVDYGYRAGATAVATPLTNVQILLPVAEPVTNVRLQPAATWSLEEKRFAWKLPDVSEAGGSGRLSASWEPLSGPSAPSPVAAQFTSEGATLSGVDVQLVGSGYRMSLVKRRFATGMYLVNC from the exons ATGGCGAAACTCTCCAAACTGGCCAGCAATGGGACCCCCATGGG GACTTTCGCCCCACTCTGGGAGGTCTTCAGAGTCTCCTCTGACAAGCTGGCGCTGTGCCACCTGGAGCTGACGCGGAAACTGCAGGACCTCATCAAGGATGTACTCCGGTATGGCGAGGAGCAGCTCAAATCCCACAAGAAG TGCAAGGAGGAAGTGCTGGGCACCCTGGACGCCGTGCACGTGCTGGCGGGGGTCAGCCAGCTCCTGCCCAAGTGTCGCGAGAACTACCTGAGCCGCTGCATGGACCAGGAGCGCCTGCGCCGTGAGAGCACCAGTCAGAAGGAGATGGACAAG GCAGAAGCCAAAACCAAGAAGGCGGCCGAAGGCCTGCGGCGCTCTGTGGAGAAGTACAACTCGGCCCGGACAGACTTTGAGCACAAGATGTTGGACTCCGCCGTG CGCTTCCAAGCCTTGGAGGAGACGCACCTACGGCACATGAAGGCGCTATTGGGCTCCTACGCACACTCGGTGGAGGACACGCATGTGCAGATTGGGCAG GTGCATGAGGAGTTCAAGCAGAACATCGAGAACATCAGCGTGGAGATTCTGCTCCGGACATTTGCGGAGAGCAAGGGCACTGGCCGGGAGAAGCCAG GGCCTCTGGACTTCGAGGCGTATAGTGCAGCTGCCCTGCAGGAAG CAATGAAGCGTCTGCGGGGAGCCAAGGCTTTCCGCCTCCCTGGACTCAGCCGGCGGGAGCGGGAGCTGCCTGCGGCTGT AGACTTCCTGGAGCCGGACTCAGGG ATGTGTCCAGAGGTTGATGAAGAGGGGTTCACTGTCCGGCCTGATGTGACCCAGACCA GCACGGCCGAGCCTTCTCGCTTCTCGTCCAGCGACTCAGACTTTGATGATGAGGAGCCCCGCAAGTTCTACGTGCACATCAAGCCCGCCCCCGCCAGGGCCCCTACCTGCAGCTCTGAGGCCTCCGTGGCACAGCTCAGGGCCACAGCCGGCAGCCTCATCCTTCCTCCCGGCCCTGGG GGCACCATGAAGCGCCACTCTTCGC GGGATGCTGCTGGCAAACCCCAGAGGCCCCGGTcggcccccaggaccagcag CTGTACAGAGAAGCTGCCTTCCTCATCTGATGAGCAGGTATCCAAGAGCCTCTTTGGGCCACCTCTGGAGTCAGCCTTGGACCACGAAGATTTCACTG gctccaGCAGCCTTGGCTTCACTTCCAGCCCctccccattctcctcctcctcccccgagAACGTGGAGGACTCCGGCCTGGACTCTCCCTCGCATGCTGCACCTGGCCCCTCCCCAGAGTCCTGGGTCCCCCGCCCGGGCACCCCGCAGAGCCCGTCCAGCTGCAGGGCACAGCCCCCAGAATCCAGGGGGACCTGGAACCTGCCCCGGCCGGACTCCCCACAGCCCCTCGTGCCATCGCCGGGCGCCTGGGGGCTGGAGGCTGCAGGAG AGATGACCCCCAATGACTCTGTGGCCATGACCCGGAGAGCCCGCACACGGAAGGTGGCCTGTCCCATGGCCCGCAGCCAAGGAGACCTG GCCCGGTCTCtgagcccctccccagcccctctgggctCCAACGTCACTGCAGAGCGGCCCAGCTTTGCCTTCCAGACAGGACATG GCGTCTCCCGGGGCCCCAGCCCTGTGGTGCTGGGCTCCCAGGACACCCTGCCAGTGGCCACCGCCTTCACCGAGTATGTCCACGCCTACTTCTGCGGCCACAGCCCCAG CTGCCTGGCTCGCGTGACCGGGGAGCTGACCATGACCTTCCCCGCGGGCATCGTGCGTGTGTTCAGCGGAACGCCGCCGCCGCCCGTGCTCAGCTTCCGGCTGGTGCACACGGCGCCCGTGGAGCAGTTCCAGCCCAACGCAGACCTGCTCTTCAG TGACCCTTCCCAGAGCGACCCGGAGACCAAAGACTTCTGGCTCAACATGGCGGCGCTTACCGAGGCTCTGCAGCGCCAGGCCGAGCAGAACCCGGCCGCCTCCTACTACAACGTGGTGCTGCTACGCTACCAG TTCTCCCGCCCCGGCCCGCAGTCGGTGCCCCTGCAGCTCAGCGCACGTTGGCAGTGCGGGCCGGGCCTCACGCAGGTGCAGGTGGATTATGGCTACCGAGCAGGAGCCACGGCAGTGGCCACGCCACTCACCAATGTCCAGATCCTGCTGCCCGTGGCTGAGCCGGTGACCAACGTGCGCCTGCAGCCAGCCGCCACCTG GAGCCTGGAGGAGAAGCGGTTCGCCTGGAAGCTCCCCGATGTGTCAGAGGCAGGGG GCTCTGGCCGTCTCTCTGCCAGCTGGGAACCCCTCTCCGGGCCCAGCGCCCCCAGTCCTGTGGCCGCACAGTTCACCAGCGAGGGGGCCACACTGTCGGGCGTGGACGTGCAGCTGGTAGGCAGCGGCTACCGCATGTCGCTGGTGAAGAGAAGGTTCGCTACAG GCATGTACCTGGTGAACTGCTGA
- the Insl3 gene encoding insulin-like 3 → MHPELLLLLLLLLPSPHPALVGALAARERLCGHRLVRELVRVCGAPRWSPEVGGDWELVPWLEVRRLHTLGASGDPQPGRETPAAFHRRRRAVNPVHRCCVLGCAQHDLVGFCPH, encoded by the exons ATGCATccggagctgctgctgctgctgctgctgctgctcccctCGCCGCACCCCGCACTTGTGGGCGCTCTGGCGGCGCGGGAGCGGCTGTGCGGGCACCGCCTGGTGCGGGAGCTCGTGCGTGTCTGCGGGGCGCCGCGCTGGTCCCCCGAGGTCGGCGGCGACT GGGAGCTGGTGCCTTGGCTGGAGGTGCGGCGACTCCACACGCTGGGCGCCTCCGGGGACCCCCAGCCTGGACGAGAAACCCCGGCCGCTTTCCATCGCCGCCGCCGTGCTGTCAACCCCGTGCACCGCTGCTGCGTCCTCGGCTGCGCCCAGCACGACCTCGTGGGCTTCTGCCCACACTGA
- the Fcho1 gene encoding F-BAR domain only protein 1 isoform X1 yields MSYFGEHFWGEKNHGFEVLYHSVKQGPISTKELADFIRERATVEEAYSKAMAKLSKLASNGTPMGTFAPLWEVFRVSSDKLALCHLELTRKLQDLIKDVLRYGEEQLKSHKKCKEEVLGTLDAVHVLAGVSQLLPKCRENYLSRCMDQERLRRESTSQKEMDKAEAKTKKAAEGLRRSVEKYNSARTDFEHKMLDSAVRFQALEETHLRHMKALLGSYAHSVEDTHVQIGQVHEEFKQNIENISVEILLRTFAESKGTGREKPGPLDFEAYSAAALQEAMKRLRGAKAFRLPGLSRRERELPAAVDFLEPDSGMCPEVDEEGFTVRPDVTQTSTAEPSRFSSSDSDFDDEEPRKFYVHIKPAPARAPTCSSEASVAQLRATAGSLILPPGPGGTMKRHSSRDAAGKPQRPRSAPRTSSCTEKLPSSSDEQVSKSLFGPPLESALDHEDFTGSSSLGFTSSPSPFSSSSPENVEDSGLDSPSHAAPGPSPESWVPRPGTPQSPSSCRAQPPESRGTWNLPRPDSPQPLVPSPGAWGLEAAGEMTPNDSVAMTRRARTRKVACPMARSQGDLARSLSPSPAPLGSNVTAERPSFAFQTGHGVSRGPSPVVLGSQDTLPVATAFTEYVHAYFCGHSPSCLARVTGELTMTFPAGIVRVFSGTPPPPVLSFRLVHTAPVEQFQPNADLLFSDPSQSDPETKDFWLNMAALTEALQRQAEQNPAASYYNVVLLRYQFSRPGPQSVPLQLSARWQCGPGLTQVQVDYGYRAGATAVATPLTNVQILLPVAEPVTNVRLQPAATWSLEEKRFAWKLPDVSEAGGSGRLSASWEPLSGPSAPSPVAAQFTSEGATLSGVDVQLVGSGYRMSLVKRRFATGMYLVNC; encoded by the exons ATGTCATATTTCGGGGAGCATTTTTGG GGTGAGAAAAACCATGGCTTTGAGGTCCTGTACCACAGTGTGAAGCAGGGCCCTATCTCCACCAAAGAGCTAGCTGACTTCATCCGGGAGAG GGCCACCGTGGAGGAGGCTTACTCCAAGGCCATGGCGAAACTCTCCAAACTGGCCAGCAATGGGACCCCCATGGG GACTTTCGCCCCACTCTGGGAGGTCTTCAGAGTCTCCTCTGACAAGCTGGCGCTGTGCCACCTGGAGCTGACGCGGAAACTGCAGGACCTCATCAAGGATGTACTCCGGTATGGCGAGGAGCAGCTCAAATCCCACAAGAAG TGCAAGGAGGAAGTGCTGGGCACCCTGGACGCCGTGCACGTGCTGGCGGGGGTCAGCCAGCTCCTGCCCAAGTGTCGCGAGAACTACCTGAGCCGCTGCATGGACCAGGAGCGCCTGCGCCGTGAGAGCACCAGTCAGAAGGAGATGGACAAG GCAGAAGCCAAAACCAAGAAGGCGGCCGAAGGCCTGCGGCGCTCTGTGGAGAAGTACAACTCGGCCCGGACAGACTTTGAGCACAAGATGTTGGACTCCGCCGTG CGCTTCCAAGCCTTGGAGGAGACGCACCTACGGCACATGAAGGCGCTATTGGGCTCCTACGCACACTCGGTGGAGGACACGCATGTGCAGATTGGGCAG GTGCATGAGGAGTTCAAGCAGAACATCGAGAACATCAGCGTGGAGATTCTGCTCCGGACATTTGCGGAGAGCAAGGGCACTGGCCGGGAGAAGCCAG GGCCTCTGGACTTCGAGGCGTATAGTGCAGCTGCCCTGCAGGAAG CAATGAAGCGTCTGCGGGGAGCCAAGGCTTTCCGCCTCCCTGGACTCAGCCGGCGGGAGCGGGAGCTGCCTGCGGCTGT AGACTTCCTGGAGCCGGACTCAGGG ATGTGTCCAGAGGTTGATGAAGAGGGGTTCACTGTCCGGCCTGATGTGACCCAGACCA GCACGGCCGAGCCTTCTCGCTTCTCGTCCAGCGACTCAGACTTTGATGATGAGGAGCCCCGCAAGTTCTACGTGCACATCAAGCCCGCCCCCGCCAGGGCCCCTACCTGCAGCTCTGAGGCCTCCGTGGCACAGCTCAGGGCCACAGCCGGCAGCCTCATCCTTCCTCCCGGCCCTGGG GGCACCATGAAGCGCCACTCTTCGC GGGATGCTGCTGGCAAACCCCAGAGGCCCCGGTcggcccccaggaccagcag CTGTACAGAGAAGCTGCCTTCCTCATCTGATGAGCAGGTATCCAAGAGCCTCTTTGGGCCACCTCTGGAGTCAGCCTTGGACCACGAAGATTTCACTG gctccaGCAGCCTTGGCTTCACTTCCAGCCCctccccattctcctcctcctcccccgagAACGTGGAGGACTCCGGCCTGGACTCTCCCTCGCATGCTGCACCTGGCCCCTCCCCAGAGTCCTGGGTCCCCCGCCCGGGCACCCCGCAGAGCCCGTCCAGCTGCAGGGCACAGCCCCCAGAATCCAGGGGGACCTGGAACCTGCCCCGGCCGGACTCCCCACAGCCCCTCGTGCCATCGCCGGGCGCCTGGGGGCTGGAGGCTGCAGGAG AGATGACCCCCAATGACTCTGTGGCCATGACCCGGAGAGCCCGCACACGGAAGGTGGCCTGTCCCATGGCCCGCAGCCAAGGAGACCTG GCCCGGTCTCtgagcccctccccagcccctctgggctCCAACGTCACTGCAGAGCGGCCCAGCTTTGCCTTCCAGACAGGACATG GCGTCTCCCGGGGCCCCAGCCCTGTGGTGCTGGGCTCCCAGGACACCCTGCCAGTGGCCACCGCCTTCACCGAGTATGTCCACGCCTACTTCTGCGGCCACAGCCCCAG CTGCCTGGCTCGCGTGACCGGGGAGCTGACCATGACCTTCCCCGCGGGCATCGTGCGTGTGTTCAGCGGAACGCCGCCGCCGCCCGTGCTCAGCTTCCGGCTGGTGCACACGGCGCCCGTGGAGCAGTTCCAGCCCAACGCAGACCTGCTCTTCAG TGACCCTTCCCAGAGCGACCCGGAGACCAAAGACTTCTGGCTCAACATGGCGGCGCTTACCGAGGCTCTGCAGCGCCAGGCCGAGCAGAACCCGGCCGCCTCCTACTACAACGTGGTGCTGCTACGCTACCAG TTCTCCCGCCCCGGCCCGCAGTCGGTGCCCCTGCAGCTCAGCGCACGTTGGCAGTGCGGGCCGGGCCTCACGCAGGTGCAGGTGGATTATGGCTACCGAGCAGGAGCCACGGCAGTGGCCACGCCACTCACCAATGTCCAGATCCTGCTGCCCGTGGCTGAGCCGGTGACCAACGTGCGCCTGCAGCCAGCCGCCACCTG GAGCCTGGAGGAGAAGCGGTTCGCCTGGAAGCTCCCCGATGTGTCAGAGGCAGGGG GCTCTGGCCGTCTCTCTGCCAGCTGGGAACCCCTCTCCGGGCCCAGCGCCCCCAGTCCTGTGGCCGCACAGTTCACCAGCGAGGGGGCCACACTGTCGGGCGTGGACGTGCAGCTGGTAGGCAGCGGCTACCGCATGTCGCTGGTGAAGAGAAGGTTCGCTACAG GCATGTACCTGGTGAACTGCTGA
- the B3gnt3 gene encoding N-acetyllactosaminide beta-1,3-N-acetylglucosaminyltransferase 3 — MLAALWRLRSHQVPPASVAPHTWVLARGWEDERLGCSYRSLRSGDAAWTPGPRPDAVPPAAEAGLDLPLALALGACVLLAIVYLRPAPRCTAPEEAPGTRAALAQPPLAPRPPPCTPNTSIAQHPDFAAQPVHVRDFLLYRHCRDFALLQDAAADKCSGPVFLLLAIKSSPRNYERRQLVRQTWGLERQVRGAPIRRLFLVGTASDPHQAHKLNRLLELEAQTHGDILQWDFHDSFFNLTLKQVLFLRWQETRCTNASFVLNGDDDVFAHTDNMVAYLQGQDPDRHLFVGHLIQNVGPIRVPWSKYFVPRLLTAAERYPPYCGGGGLLLSRFTGRALRRAAPALLLFPIDDVFLGMCLQHEGLRPAAHSGVRTAGVHAPSPHLSSFDPCFYRELLLVHRFLPYEMLLMWDALNRPDMACGRRAKIY, encoded by the exons ATGCTTGCAGCCCTGTGGAGGCTGAGGAGCCACCAGGTCCCGCCGGCCTCTGTTGCTCCACACACCTGGGTCCTGGCCCGGGGCTGGGAAGATGAGAGGCTCGGCTGCTCCTACAG GAGCCTCAGGAGCGGAGACGCCGCGTG GACCCCCGGACCCAGGCCGGATGCGGTTCCCCCGGCTGCTGAGGCCGGCCTGGACCTgcccctggctctggccctgggcgCCTGCGTGCTTCTGGCCATCGTCTACCTGCGCCCTGCACCCCGGTGCACAGCCCCGGAGGAGGCGCCAGGCACGCGCGCTGCCCTGGCCCAGCCCCCACTTGCCCCACGGCCCCCACCCTGTACCCCCAACACCTCAATAGCCCAGCACCCTGATTTCGCGGCGCAGCCCGTGCATGTGCGCGACTTCCTGCTGTACCGACACTGCCGCGACTTCGCGCTGCTGCAGGACGCAGCGGCCGACAAGTGCTCGGGGCCTGTGTTCCTGCTCCTGGCCATCAAGTCCTCTCCTCGCAACTACGAGCGGCGCCAGCTCGTGCGGCAGACCTGGGGCCTCGAGCGCCAGGTGCGGGGCGCGCCCATCCGCCGCCTCTTCCTCGTGGGCACCGCCTCTGACCCACACCAGGCCCACAAGCTCAACCGGCTGCTGGAGCTGGAGGCCCAGACACACGGCGACATCCTGCAGTGGGACTTCCATGACTCCTTTTTCAACCTCACGCTCAAGCAG GTCCTCTTCCTCCGCTGGCAGGAGACCAGGTGCACCAACGCCAGCTTCGTGCTCAACGGGGACGACGACGTGTTCGCACACACGGACAACATGGTAGCCTACCTGCAGGGCCAGGACCCCGACCGCCACCTGTTCGTGGGCCACCTCATCCAGAACGTGGGCCCGATCCGAGTGCCCTGGAGCAAATACTTCGTGCCACGGCTGCTGACGGCCGCGGAGCGCTACCCGCCCtactgcggcggcggcgggctgcTGCTGTCGCGGTTCACCGGCCGCGCACTGCGCCGCGCCGCGCCTGCTCTCCTGCTCTTCCCCATCGACGATGTCTTCCTGGGCATGTGCCTGCAGCACGAGGGGCTGCGGCCTGCGGCCCACAGCGGTGTGCGTACCGCAGGTGTGCATGCCCCCTCCCCGCACCTCTCCTCTTTTGACCCCTGCTTCTACCGCGAGCTGCTGCTGGTGCACCGCTTCCTGCCCTACGAGATGCTGCTCATGTGGGATGCGCTGAACCGCCCCGACATGGCCTGTGGCCGCCGGGCCAAGATCTACTGA